The region ATCGGCGCGCCCTTGGCCAAGGCTTCGCGTCCGGCAGCACCCGCCCCCGGCGAGAACTGCAGGCCATCGATGGCGTCGACCATGCCACAGGCATGAATGACTCGAACCGCGAGCTTTTCCAGATCGGCAGGAATGCGATCGAGCCGAGCCTCCTGTCGAATGATCGCGAAGGAATTGCGATAGATCTCCTGACCATCGCGGATGTAATCAATCATCAAGGGTGCTCCGTGAGCGGGCGTCTAGCAGTGCGCCGGCTTCTTTCAGTGTGAGGTTGCGTGCGTGCAAGCTGCCGAAGCCCGGCAGGCCTGCGTCACGCAGATATAAGTCGTAGTGCCCCGGGCTTTGTGCCAACAGCGTCGCCGGGGCGACATGGGCCAGGGCACAGGAACGCGGGCAGGCGCTCAGGTGCACACTGGCCGGTGCGCCGCTGGCAAGCAATGTGGCCAGCAGACGGGCGTCGCCTTTGGTGTCGGCCTGAGCCTTGGCGCAGCCATCCGAGCCGGTGCAGGCAACCAGGCGGGCGAGCGCTTCATCAGCCGAGCAAAGCAGGCCCAATTGGGCCAGCTCGGTAAGTACGGGGTCTACCTGGCACTGGGCAATATTGGGCAGCAGCAAGCTTTGCCAGGGCGTCACGCGCAAGGTGCCGTCGCCCCACGTGCGCGCAAGCCGTGCAGCGCCACGCAGCATGCTCGGGCTCAAACGGCCCAGTGGCGCGGCGCCGCCAACAGCGCTGATGCCCGCTTGTTGCTGTGGATAACGACCCAGGTAGTCGCAGCCTGCGGTAGTTTCACGCCGCCATTGCAGCACGCTCGAATCAGCACGGACGCTCAGGCCTAACCCTGCAACGACGTCTGCGGGTGACTGCTCGACCAGCAAGTGACGCATCCGCGTCTGCTCCGGCCGGGCCAGGTCGAGAAAGCGATTCAACACCGCCAGCACCAACTCATGCCCCTGGGCCAAAGGAACAGCGCCGAGCGGCGAGTCGTCTGCCGGGCACCCTGCCAGCCCGAACGCCAGCCAGATCTCGTCGTCCAGGTGCAACGGACTCAGCCACAGGTCGTGGTGGTGTTCAAGCATCGCCAACCCTTCGCCGCCATCGATCTGCACGGCAAACTTTGCCGACAACTCATGCAAGCGCGCAGTGGTTTCCAGCGACTCCAGCACCTGCGCGGCCAGCGGCCGAGTGTCGAACAGCATCAGCGGATCTACGCCTGCTGTAGGGCTGAGCATCAGGTTGCGCACATCATCACCGGCGGCTGCGCGCGGCCCGAGACCGCTGGCCAGCAACATCTCGATCAACCCGGCGTGTGCGCTGCCGATACCCCGAATCTGCAAGTTGCCACGGTTGGTGGCCTCTATTTCGCCAGCCGAAAAGCATTCGGCGGCAGTGGCAACGGCGTCGGCTTGATCGGCCGTTATCGCGCCACCGGCCAGTTTGATCCGGCAGATTCCACCATCCTTGGCCTGGACAATGCGCAGCAACCCCGGACAACCCGAGGGACGTAACGGAGCAGGGGGCTGGTGGGCCGAAACAGGCTGGTTCAAAAGGTCACCCGAGAATCGTGAAAAGGCACTTCAGTGTAGAAGGCGCGGTATTATGCCTGCTTTGTCCAAAGGCATGAAAAGCCTGCCGGTCGGATTGCTGGGTATTGAGGAAAACACATGTCGCCCTGGCTGACAGTAGTAGGTATCGGTGAAGACGGTTTCAGTGGTTTGGGCAAACCTGCCCGACGCGCGCTGCTGGGCGCCACCAAGGTTTTTGGCGGCCAGCGCCAGCTGGATCTGCTACCACGCTGCATAAGCGGCGAACGCCTGCTGTGGCCCAGCCCCTTCTCCCTGGCTCCGTTGCTGGCACTGCGTGGGGAGCCAGTGTGCGTACTGGCCAGCGGCGATCCGATGTTCTTCGGGGTCGGTGCCAGCCTCGCCCGCCAACTTGTACCTGAAGAAATGCGCGTATTGTCGATGCCCTCCTCCTGCAGCCTGGCTGCAGCTCGGTTGGGCTGGCCACTACAGGAGGTGACGATACTGTCAGTGGTCGCCCGTCCGCTGGCGACGCTAAACGCCCATGTGTACAGCGGCGTACGCTTGCTGGTGTTGAGTAACGACGGCAGCAGCCCCGCAGCCATCGCCAGACTGTTGCGCGAGCGCGGCTTCGGTCCTAGCCGCTTGCATGTATTTGAGCACCTCGGCGGCGCTGGCGAAGACCACCTGCAAGGCACCGCCGAGCAGTGGTCGCATACCCGCGTCGCAGACCTCAATCTACTCGCCATCGAATGCCTGGCGTCCGCCGATGCCCCACGTCTCTCGCCACTGGCAGGGTTGCCAGACACGGCCTTCAAACATGACGGCCAGTTGACCAAGCGTGATGTACGCGCCATCACCCTCGCCCGCCTGGCACCCCAGCCGGGACAATTGCTTTGGGACGTGGGCGCGGGCAGTGGCTCGATCAGCATCGAGTGGATGCGCGCCCACCCCAGTTGTCGGGCGCTGGCCATTGAGTCCGATGAAGGGCGCCAGCTGTTGATCGAGCACAACCGCGATGCCCTTGGTGTTCCCGGCCTGCAGTTGATCCGCGGCCGAGCACCGCAAGCGCTGGCAGGCCTGGAGCGTCCCGATGCAATCTTTATCGGCGGTGGCGTAACTCGTGCAGGGGTTTTGCAAGGCTGCTGGGAGCAGCTGCGCCCGGGGGGGCGCCTGATAGCCAATGCAGTAACCCTGCAAAGCGAGCTGGCCCTGGTGAACTGGCGTGAGCAGAATGGCGGTGAGTTGACCCGCATCCACATCGCCCAGGCGCAGCCGCTGGGGGAGTTCGACACGTGGCGCCAGGCCCTGCCCATCACCCTGCTAGAAGCGATCAAACCTGCTGATGCGTGACGAAACTCAGGAACAACCCGCGCCATTACGCAGCGGTCTGACCACCGGCAGCTGCGCCACAGCCACCAGCCTTGCCGCGGCGCGCCTGCTGCTGAGTGGCGTCGAAAGCGATGCCGTGCAGATCACCCTGCCCAAAGGCAAGCACGTGCAAATGCGCCTGGAGTTCTGTCGTCTGTACGAGGATGGCGCGGAAGCCGGCACATTCAAGGATGCAGGTGATGACCCGGATGTGACCCACGGCGCCCTACTCTTCAGCCGCGTGCGACTGCTGCAGGAGCCGGGCGTGCGCTTTGTCGCCGGCACCGGTGTGGGCACGGTGACTCGTCCAGGCCTGGTCCTGGCAGTGGGAGAACCGGCCATCAACCCTGTGCCACGACGGATGATGACCGAACACCTGCAGCAACTGGCGGTTGAGTGCGCCTATCACGGCGGCTTCGAAGTGACGGTGAACGTCCAGAATGGTGAAAGCCTGGCACTGAAAACCATGAACCCGCGCCTGGGTATTCTTGGTGGTCTGTCGATTCTCGGCACCAGCGGTATCGTCCGGCCGTTTTCCTGCTCGGCCTACATCGCCTCGATCCACCAAGGCATCGACGTGGCCAAGACCAACGGTTACCTGCATATCGCTGCCTGCACCGGCAACGCCAGCGAAGACACCATGCGCCGGGTCTACAACCTACCGGAAATCGCGCTAATCGAAATGGGCGACTTTGTCGGTGCCGTGCTCAAGCATCTGCGCAAGGTGCCTGTGGATAAACTCAGCGTGTGCGGCGGCTTCGGCAAAATCAGCAAGCTTGCGGGCGGCCACATGGACCTGCACAGCCGCCACTCAAGCATCGACTTGCCGCAGCTGGCGCAATGGGCTGCCGACATCGGCGCCAGTCGCGATCTGCAAACCGCGATCTGCCAGGCCAACACCAGCCAGCAGGCATTGGCCATGGCCAGCGCTGCAGGCATCGCCCTCGGTGATGCGGTTTGCGCCCATGCCCTGGCGTTCGCTCGCAGCGTGGTGCCAGCGCATGTGCAGGTCGAAGTCTTCGCAATTGATCGTCAGGGCGGCATCGTCGGCCATGCCGGGAGCTTTGCATGAAACGTATTCTGTTGTTGGGCGGCATCACCGAAGCACTGGCCATCGCCCGAACCCTGGGGCCCGAGCATGTCTACAGCCTGGCCGGGATTGGTCGGGTACCCACCGACCTGAACTGCCAGGTGCGCGTTGGCGGCTTTGGTGGAGCTGAAGGTTTGGCGGCGTACCTGCTTGCCGAAAAAATCGACCTGTTGATCGACGCCACCCACCCCTATGCCGCACAAATCAGCGCCAATGCAGCCCGCGCCGCACAGCTCAGCAAGGTTGCCTGCTGGGGCCTGAGACGACCCGCCTGGCAAGCTCAGCCGGGTGATGACTGGCGTGAAGTCGCTGACTGGACTGAATTAATGCGCGCGCTCCAAGCATTCAGGCGGCCGTTGTTCACCCTGGGTCGCGAGCCCTTGCAACATCTGCATGAGATTCCCGCAACACACTTCTGGACCCTGCGCGCCCTCGAAGCCTGCCCCGCCAATGAGCGCTGCGAAGTGATCGGCGCACGCGGCCCGTTCCGCCTGGAAGACGAGCGCGCATTGTTCGAGCGCCGGCAGATCGATGTGCTCATCAGCAAGAACAGCGGCAGCGTTGCCACCGAGCCCAAGCTGGATGTGGCTCGGGAACGTGGCGTACCGGTGCTGGTGCTTAAGCGGCCGGAGTTGCCGCCAGTCGATCGAGCGTTTTTTGCTGTCGATGAGTTGCTTGCTGCGTTAGCGGCGGCGCGTATATCCCATTGACATATACCTTATTCAGCATAGACTTTGACATACATTCAGACTTTCCAAGGAGGCCCTCAATGGACCAAGGTGCCGTCTTCAAAAGCAACCGCAGTCAGGCCATCCGCTTGCCAAAGTCCGTCGCACTTCCGGAAGAAATTACCCGCGTGGATGTGGTCGCCATCGGCCGAACGCGGATCATTACACCTGCAGGCGAAGCTTGGGATAGCTGGTTCGAGGGCGAATGCGTCAGCGCGGATTTCATGGCTTCACGGGCGCAACCCGCTGATCAGGAGCGCGAAGGGTTCTGATGCTCAAGTACATGCTCGACACCAACATCTGCATATTCACCCTTAAGAACCGGCCTCAGGAAGTCCGGGAAGCGTTCAACCGCCATCACGGTCAGCTGTGCATCAGCACAATTACACTTATGGAATTGTTTTACGGTGCCGAAAAATCTGCCGCCCCTGAGCGTAATTTATCCGTGGTCGAAGGCTTTGCCGCACGCCTTGAAGTTCTCAGTTACGACAATCTTGCAGCGGCCCACAGTGGTCAGCTACGCGCGGAATTGGCCAAGGCTGGAACACCCGTCGGCCCCTACGATCAAATGATCGCAGGACATGCCCGTTCGCTGGGCCTTATTTTGGTAAGCAATAATCTACGCGAATTTCAGCGAGTTCCGGGATTGCGAGTGGAGGACTGGCTGAACCCAGCCAACTAAAAAACCCACCGTTTTTTACAGTGGCTTCAGAATTTTCTGAATGCCCGCCACTACCCTGCTGCCTTACACTACGCCCCTCCTCCCCTGGAAGAATTCGCCCATATGGAAATGCAATGGTGGATCTGGCTGGTGTTCGGTTTCGGGCTGATTGTGCTCGAACTCGCACTGCCGACGTTCTTCATTCTCTGGTTCGGCGTTGGTGCGGTGCTGGTTTCACTCATCGCCTATCTGCTGCCCAATCTGCAACTTGATATGCAGGTGTTGCTTTGGGTTGCGTTCTCGTCGATCACCACCCTGTTGTGGTTCAAGGTTTTGCGCAGGAAAAAGCCAGACACCCGCTGGACCGCTGACAATGTTATCGGTGAAGTCGGTCTGCTGACCGCACAGGTCTCTGAATTCCAGAAAGGCCGGGTGCGTTTTCAGAAGCCGGTCCTCGGTAACGAGGAATGGGTGTGCGTCGCAGATGCCCAGATCCCCTCCGGCGAGCGCGTTCGTATCTCTGCCATCGAAGGCAATATTGTCCGGATCACCCGGGCCTGATCAGTAAAAGGAAGCATTGACTCATGACCAGTCTCATCGTCGCCGGTACTATCGCCGCGTTCGTCATCATTACCCTGTTCAAAGGGGTACGCATCGTGCCGCAAGGCGAAGAATGGATCGTCGAGCGCCTGGGGCGCTACCACAGCACCCTGAAGCCAGGCCTGAACATTCTCATTCCGTACATGGACGTGGTCGCCTATCGCCTGCCTACCAAGGACATGATCCTCGACGTGCAGCAGCAAGAAATCATCACCCGTGACAACGCGGTCATCGTTGCCAATGCCCTGTGTTTTGCCAAGGTCGTTGACCCGCAGAAAGCTGCCTACGGCGTGCAAGACTTCGCCTACGCAGTCACCAGCCTGACCATGACCTCGCTGCGTGCCATTGTCGGCGCCATGGACCTCGATGAAGCGCTGTCCAGCCGCGAACAAATCAAGGCCCGTCTGCGCGAAGCCATGTCGGAGCAAACCGAAGATTGGGGCGTCACCGTGCGCTCGGTCGAGATCCAGGACATCAAGCCCTCGGAAAATATGCAGGCCGCCATGGAGCGCCAGGCCGCTGCCGAACGTGAGCGTAAAGCCGACGTCACCCGCGCCGAGGGCGCCAAGCAGGCTGCCATTCTTGAAGCAGAAGCACGCTTGCAAGCAGCCAAGCTCGACGCCGAAGCACAGATCAACCTGGCGCAAGCCTCGGCTCAGGCGATCACCCTGGTGAAGGAAGCCGTAGGCAGTGAAATCACCCCAGCGATGTACCTGCTCGGCGAGCGCTACATCGGTGCCATGGAAAACCTGGCCAGCAGCAACAACGCCAAAGTCGTGGTGCTTCCCGCTGACCTGCAGGAAACCGTGCGCGGATTGATGGGGCGCAATAAAGCGGTTTGATACCCGGCTACAATCAAAAACGCCGGGCCTCTGCGACACTTCATCGCACGCCTGGCTTTTTTACATATACTTTCAACTCTGGCTAAATAGCCACCATTCGATTCCTGACCGGATCTTTCCATGCACTCACATCGGCTTGCCCATGCCTGGATCGCCTGCTTTGCAGTGCTGTTCAACCTGCTGGCTATGCCGTTGTCTGCTGCCACGCCAAAAACTTCGAGCGAGCAATTGCTCTGGGGCGCGTTCTGTTCCACTGGCGGCACCAAGTTGATTGCCATTTCCCTGGGGCCCGTCGATGGTACCCAGCAAAACGATGATCATTCGACCATGCAGCATTGCTGGTGCTGCTCCGGTGCTGCGCCGTTGTTGGCATTGCCTGGACATCCACCGCGCTTGCTGCTGCCTGCGCAGGACTTCACCGGTCCAACTGTGCTGCTCACTGCCAGCCAGCCGACGCCCCGCCAGCTATGGCCGGCCCTGAATCCCCGCGCCTCCCCTCTGGCCTGATTCACTACGCTAACTGTTGCGAACCTGAATCGACTGGAGAATCACCATGTTCAAGAATGCCCTGCTGCTGGCTGCCCTGGTGCTGCCGGCAACTTTTGCCAACGCCCACGAATACACCAAGGGCGATCTGCATATCGCTCATCCGTGGTCACAGGAACTGCCGCCCAACGCGCCTAACGTTGCCGCCTACTTTGTCGTCCATAACAATGGTTCGACGGCCGATACCTTGTTAAGCGTGAACAGCCCAATCAGCGACGACGCCCAGTTGCACGAACACGTGCACAAGGACGGCCTGATGAAGATGCAGCAGGTGCAACGCGTCGAGGTCCCTGCAGGCAAAGACCTGGTGTTCGCCCCTGGCGCCTACCATGTGATGTTGATGCAACCCAAGGATCGCAGCCTGCTAACCGACGGCAAGCGCTTCCCCCTGACCCTGCATTTCGAAAAAGCCGGCGATGTAACCGTGGAGGTCGCGGTTCAAAAGCAGGCCCCCGAAGGTGAAGCACACAGTCACTGATCGCTGACGGCAGCTCGCCATGAGCATCGTCCGCAGCAGCCTCTCGCGCACCACGTACCCTGATATAAAAAGGGCACGCGGCAGCTGGCTGAGCCTGTTTGCAATGTTGATGATCTTTATCGGTCCACTGGTTTCCCAGTCGATGCCGATGGATCACCGTGGCATAGCCATGGACAACAGCGCTGCCTGCCACGGCGACAGTCATCACGACAGCAACCCTTCCTTGCATGTGATTTGGGAGAAGTGCGGCTACTGCAGCCTGTTCTTCCACTGCCCAGCCTTGCCGCAAGCGCTGAGCCTGCTCAATACCGAGGCAGCACCTGCCAGCAGCACCCTGATCGTTCAACCACGCCAAGGCCATGCCCGGCAAAGCGTATTTCCGGGAGCCCGGACCCGCGCGCCACCCTCCTTCCTCATCGTCTGAACACCCCTGTCGCGTTTGCTGGTCCGGCGTATTGCCGCTGACCCGTCGCGCCCTTATTTCTGATCGATGTTGGAATCACTATGTCCAGCTGCACTGCTGTCTTTCGTCTGTCCCTGCGCGGGACCCTCGCCGTGATCTGCGGCACCCTGCTCAGCCCCCTCGCCCTGGCGGCCAACCCGCCAGGCGAGGAACACAATCACGAGAATGCCGAGCTGAGTCCGACGGTGATCACCGCTGTTGCTCCAAGCTCGCCGTTGACCATCGTCACCAACCCCAAAGACCCACGCCAACCGGTACCGGCAAGCGATGGTGCGGACTACCTGAAAACCATCCCAGGTTTTTCCGCGATCCGCGCTGGCGGCACCAATGGCGACC is a window of Pseudomonas sp. DG56-2 DNA encoding:
- a CDS encoding cobalt-precorrin-5B (C(1))-methyltransferase, yielding MRDETQEQPAPLRSGLTTGSCATATSLAAARLLLSGVESDAVQITLPKGKHVQMRLEFCRLYEDGAEAGTFKDAGDDPDVTHGALLFSRVRLLQEPGVRFVAGTGVGTVTRPGLVLAVGEPAINPVPRRMMTEHLQQLAVECAYHGGFEVTVNVQNGESLALKTMNPRLGILGGLSILGTSGIVRPFSCSAYIASIHQGIDVAKTNGYLHIAACTGNASEDTMRRVYNLPEIALIEMGDFVGAVLKHLRKVPVDKLSVCGGFGKISKLAGGHMDLHSRHSSIDLPQLAQWAADIGASRDLQTAICQANTSQQALAMASAAGIALGDAVCAHALAFARSVVPAHVQVEVFAIDRQGGIVGHAGSFA
- the cbiE gene encoding precorrin-6y C5,15-methyltransferase (decarboxylating) subunit CbiE; this translates as MSPWLTVVGIGEDGFSGLGKPARRALLGATKVFGGQRQLDLLPRCISGERLLWPSPFSLAPLLALRGEPVCVLASGDPMFFGVGASLARQLVPEEMRVLSMPSSCSLAAARLGWPLQEVTILSVVARPLATLNAHVYSGVRLLVLSNDGSSPAAIARLLRERGFGPSRLHVFEHLGGAGEDHLQGTAEQWSHTRVADLNLLAIECLASADAPRLSPLAGLPDTAFKHDGQLTKRDVRAITLARLAPQPGQLLWDVGAGSGSISIEWMRAHPSCRALAIESDEGRQLLIEHNRDALGVPGLQLIRGRAPQALAGLERPDAIFIGGGVTRAGVLQGCWEQLRPGGRLIANAVTLQSELALVNWREQNGGELTRIHIAQAQPLGEFDTWRQALPITLLEAIKPADA
- the cobG gene encoding precorrin-3B synthase is translated as MNQPVSAHQPPAPLRPSGCPGLLRIVQAKDGGICRIKLAGGAITADQADAVATAAECFSAGEIEATNRGNLQIRGIGSAHAGLIEMLLASGLGPRAAAGDDVRNLMLSPTAGVDPLMLFDTRPLAAQVLESLETTARLHELSAKFAVQIDGGEGLAMLEHHHDLWLSPLHLDDEIWLAFGLAGCPADDSPLGAVPLAQGHELVLAVLNRFLDLARPEQTRMRHLLVEQSPADVVAGLGLSVRADSSVLQWRRETTAGCDYLGRYPQQQAGISAVGGAAPLGRLSPSMLRGAARLARTWGDGTLRVTPWQSLLLPNIAQCQVDPVLTELAQLGLLCSADEALARLVACTGSDGCAKAQADTKGDARLLATLLASGAPASVHLSACPRSCALAHVAPATLLAQSPGHYDLYLRDAGLPGFGSLHARNLTLKEAGALLDARSRSTLDD
- a CDS encoding DUF2946 domain-containing protein: MHSHRLAHAWIACFAVLFNLLAMPLSAATPKTSSEQLLWGAFCSTGGTKLIAISLGPVDGTQQNDDHSTMQHCWCCSGAAPLLALPGHPPRLLLPAQDFTGPTVLLTASQPTPRQLWPALNPRASPLA
- a CDS encoding NfeD family protein; the protein is MEMQWWIWLVFGFGLIVLELALPTFFILWFGVGAVLVSLIAYLLPNLQLDMQVLLWVAFSSITTLLWFKVLRRKKPDTRWTADNVIGEVGLLTAQVSEFQKGRVRFQKPVLGNEEWVCVADAQIPSGERVRISAIEGNIVRITRA
- the vapC gene encoding tRNA(fMet)-specific endonuclease VapC — its product is MLKYMLDTNICIFTLKNRPQEVREAFNRHHGQLCISTITLMELFYGAEKSAAPERNLSVVEGFAARLEVLSYDNLAAAHSGQLRAELAKAGTPVGPYDQMIAGHARSLGLILVSNNLREFQRVPGLRVEDWLNPAN
- the vapB gene encoding type II toxin-antitoxin system VapB family antitoxin translates to MDQGAVFKSNRSQAIRLPKSVALPEEITRVDVVAIGRTRIITPAGEAWDSWFEGECVSADFMASRAQPADQEREGF
- a CDS encoding cobalt-precorrin-6A reductase, whose protein sequence is MKRILLLGGITEALAIARTLGPEHVYSLAGIGRVPTDLNCQVRVGGFGGAEGLAAYLLAEKIDLLIDATHPYAAQISANAARAAQLSKVACWGLRRPAWQAQPGDDWREVADWTELMRALQAFRRPLFTLGREPLQHLHEIPATHFWTLRALEACPANERCEVIGARGPFRLEDERALFERRQIDVLISKNSGSVATEPKLDVARERGVPVLVLKRPELPPVDRAFFAVDELLAALAAARISH
- a CDS encoding DUF2946 domain-containing protein, whose amino-acid sequence is MSIVRSSLSRTTYPDIKRARGSWLSLFAMLMIFIGPLVSQSMPMDHRGIAMDNSAACHGDSHHDSNPSLHVIWEKCGYCSLFFHCPALPQALSLLNTEAAPASSTLIVQPRQGHARQSVFPGARTRAPPSFLIV
- a CDS encoding copper chaperone PCu(A)C; amino-acid sequence: MFKNALLLAALVLPATFANAHEYTKGDLHIAHPWSQELPPNAPNVAAYFVVHNNGSTADTLLSVNSPISDDAQLHEHVHKDGLMKMQQVQRVEVPAGKDLVFAPGAYHVMLMQPKDRSLLTDGKRFPLTLHFEKAGDVTVEVAVQKQAPEGEAHSH
- a CDS encoding SPFH domain-containing protein; this translates as MTSLIVAGTIAAFVIITLFKGVRIVPQGEEWIVERLGRYHSTLKPGLNILIPYMDVVAYRLPTKDMILDVQQQEIITRDNAVIVANALCFAKVVDPQKAAYGVQDFAYAVTSLTMTSLRAIVGAMDLDEALSSREQIKARLREAMSEQTEDWGVTVRSVEIQDIKPSENMQAAMERQAAAERERKADVTRAEGAKQAAILEAEARLQAAKLDAEAQINLAQASAQAITLVKEAVGSEITPAMYLLGERYIGAMENLASSNNAKVVVLPADLQETVRGLMGRNKAV